Proteins from one Xiphophorus hellerii strain 12219 chromosome 8, Xiphophorus_hellerii-4.1, whole genome shotgun sequence genomic window:
- the gal3st1b gene encoding LOW QUALITY PROTEIN: galactosylceramide sulfotransferase (The sequence of the model RefSeq protein was modified relative to this genomic sequence to represent the inferred CDS: inserted 1 base in 1 codon), with the protein MRIKCSLLFHFQVCXLIMFHKGFKCTAVVRRLIPWVVLTNVMLVLYCLTMTRQVNISPTQEETCPLSMAKTSPGVITGNTDSKQDCSPKVNIMFMKTHKTASSTILNILYRFGEKHKLKFALPDRRNDFCYPQPFLCSQVKDYRPGECFNIVCNHMRFNYEEMSKLLPPNALYVTILRDPVDLFESAFHYFQKIIPLTWHISGNNKLTEFLNNPEAFYSPEAINSFYLKNLLFFDFGFDNNLKVNDPRVMKEIQYLSRRFHLVLIAEYFDESLILLKDLLCWSMEDILYFKLNVRRTSSVSRLDPEMRAKALQWNWADWKLYEHFNASFWERVEAYGRTRMERDVNELRRRNAEMRATCIEGGDAVEAQKIKDTHFKPWQPIGEKSIMGYNLRNDINPENRTICAKMLTPEIQYLSDLGVNLWVTRLWGWLKDYIL; encoded by the exons ATGAGGATTAAATGTTCTCTCCTATTTCATTTTCAGGTTT ATTTAATAATGTTTCACAAAGGATTTAAATGTACAGCGGTGGTGCGGCGGCTGATACCCTGGGTTGTACTGACCAATGTAATGTTGGTCCTCTACTGTTTGACAATGACACGCCAAGTAAATATaag TCCCACACAGGAAGAGACGTGTCCCCTCAGCATGGCAAAGACAAGTCCAGGCGTCATCACTGGAAACACTGACTCTAAGCAGGACTGCTCTCCCAAAGTGAACATCATGTTCATGAAGACTCATAAAACGGCGAGCAGCACTATCCTCAACATCCTCTACAGGTTTGGGGAAAAGCACAAGCTCAAGTTTGCCTTACCTGACAGACGCAATGATTTCTGCTACCCGCAGCCATTCCTGTGCTCCCAGGTGAAGGACTACAGGCCGGGGGAGTGTTTTAACATTGTTTGCAACCACATGAGGTTCAACTATGAAGAAATGTCCAAACTCTTGCCTCCAAATGCATTGTATGTCACTATCTTACGTGACCCAGTGGATCTCTTTGAGTCAGCTTTCCATTACTTCCAAAAAATAATTCCTCTTACTTGGCACATTAGTGGAAATAACAAACTGACTGAGTTTCTGAACAATCCAGAGGCCTTCTACAGTCCAGAAGCCATTAACTCATTCTATCTTaaaaatttgctgttttttgacTTCGGTTTTGATAACAACCTTAAAGTCAATGACCCTCGTGTCATGAAGGAGATTCAGTATTTATCCAGACGTTTTCATCTGGTTCTTATAGCAGAATACTTTGATGAATCTCTGATTCTGCTTAAGGATTTACTTTGCTGGTCCATGGAGGACATCCTGTATTTCAAGCTCAATGTTCGCAGGACCTCATCCGTGTCTCGGCTGGACCCTGAGATGAGAGCCAAAGCCTTACAGTGGAACTGGGCTGACTGGAAACTCTATGAACACTTTAATGCTTCTTTCTGGGAGAGAGTCGAGGCTTATGGAAGAACAAGAATGGAACGAGATGTAAATGAGCTGAGGAGAAGAAATGCTGAGATGAGGGCCACCTGCATTGAGGGTGGAGATGCAGTTGAAGCTCAGAAGATTAAAGACACACATTTCAAGCCTTGGCAGCCCATTGGAGAGAAATCCATTATGGGATACAACTTGAGAAATGATATTAATCCTGAAAACAGGACAATATGTGCAAAAATGCTTACACCTGAGATCCAGTACTTATCAGACTTGGGAGTAAATCTCTGGGTGACTAGGCTATGGGGTTGGTTGaaagattatattttataa
- the uqcr10 gene encoding cytochrome b-c1 complex subunit 9 produces MALAKTVYDLLFRRTSTFAVTIMVGAVLFERVFDQGGDAIFEQMNRGKLWKHIKHNYENKEE; encoded by the exons ATGGCGCTGGCTAAGACCGTCTACGATCTCCTCTTCAGGAGGACGTCCACCTTCGCTGTGACCATCATGGTTGGAGCTGTCTTATTTGAGCGGGTGTTTGACCAAGGCGGTGACGCGATTTTTGAGCAGATGAACCGCGGG AAACTATGGAAACACATCAAACACAACTATGAGAACAAAGAAGAGTAG